A genome region from Marasmius oreades isolate 03SP1 chromosome 5, whole genome shotgun sequence includes the following:
- the HSP60 gene encoding chaperonin (BUSCO:EOG09261J0P): protein MHRLSTTSSRSLRRAASQAPALTRGAHKEIKFSNEGRASILRGVDTLANAVSVTLGPKGRNVIIEQSFGGPKITKDGVTVAKSITLKDKFENLGARLVQDVAQKTNEIAGDGTTTATVLARAIYSEGVKNVAAGCNPMDLRRGSQAAVDRVVEYLATQTKTITTTAEIAQVATISANGDTHVGNLIAQAMEKVGKEGVITVKEGKTIDDEIEVTEGMRFDRGFISPYFITDVKGQKVEFEKPLILLSEKKISALQDILPSLEAAVQARRPLVIIAEDIDGEALAACILNKLRGQVQVAAVKAPGFGDNRKSILGDLAILSGGTVFTDELDIKLDRATPDLLGSTGSMTITKEDTILLNGEGSKDAIQSRCEQIRALIADPTTSDYDRTRLQERLAKLSGGVAVIKVGGSSEVEVSEKKDRYDDALNATRAAVEEGILPGGGVALLKASLILSTTSPAPNSPTVPSSSDHKPIPTANFDQDLGVSIIRRALTGPARAILNNAGEESSVIVGTLLDPAKYGNMDKFSWGYDATNGEYVDMIKAGIVDPLKVVRTALVDASGVASLLTTSEACIVDAPEVEKAPGMGGMGGMGGMGGMGGMGGMGGF, encoded by the exons ATGCACCGCCTGTCGACCACATCTTCCAGGTCTCTCCGTCGTGCTGCATCCCAAGCGCCAGCTCTCACGCGAGGTGCTCATAAGGAGATCAAGTTTTCAAACGAGGGCAGAGCAAGCATCCTAAGGGGCGTTGATACCCTAGCCAACGCGGTCAGTGTCACGTTGGGCCCTAAAG GACGCAACGTTATCATTGAACAGTCCTTCGGTGGACCCAAAATCACAAAAG ACGGCGTGACTGTTGCAAAGTCTATAACGCTGAAGGATAAGTTTGAGAACCTTGGTGCACG TCTCGTACAAGATGTCGCCCAAAAAACCAATGAGATTGCGGGTGACGGTACCACCACTGCAACTGTTCTCGCCCGTGCTATCTACTCCGAGGGTGTGAAGAACGTTGCCGCGGGTTGCAACCCCATGGATCTTCGTCGTGGTTCTCAGGCAGCCGTGGACCGTGTCGTTGAATACCTTGCGACGCAAACGAAGACCATCACCACGACCGCAGAAATTGCTCAGGTTGCGACAATTTCTGCCAACGGTGATACCCATGTCGGGAATCTCATTGCTCAGGCTATGGAGAAGGTCGGCAAGGAGGGTGTTATCACCGTCAAGGAAGGAAAGACCATTGACGATGAGATTGAAGTCACCGAGGGCATGAGGTTTGACCGCGGTTTCATCTCGCCTTATTTCATCACCGACGTCAAGGGCCAGAAGGTTGAGTTTGAGAAACCCCTCATTCTCCTGAGCGAGAAGAAGATTTCCGCTCTGCAAGATATCCTTCCTTCACTTGAAGCCGCTGTCCAAGCTCGTCGTCCTCTTGTCATCATTGCAGAGGATATCGACGGTGAAGCACTCGCTGCTTGTATCCTCAACAAGCTCCGTGGTCAGGTTCAGGTTGCGGCTGTTAAAGCTCCTGGGTTTGGTGACAACAGGAAGAGCATTCTTGGGGACCTTGCCATCCTCAGTGGTGGTACCGTCTTCACCGATGAGCTTGATATTAAGCTTGACCGTGCTACTCCCGATTTACTTGGCTCTACGGGCAGTATGACGATCACCAAGGAAGACACTATCCTCCTCAATGGAGAAGGCTCAAAGGACGCCATTCAATCCCGATGCGAGCAAATCCGTGCTCTCATTGCTGACCCCACTACCTCCGACTATGACCGCACTCGCCTCCAAGAGCGTCTAGCCAAGCTTTCTGGAGGAGTCGCCGTCATCAAGGTCGGTGGTTCCAGTGAAGTGGAAGTTAGTGAGAAGAAGGATCGGTATGACGATGCTCTCAACGCCACTCGTGCAGCTGTTGAGGAAGGTATCCttcctggtggtggtgttgcGCTTCTAAAGGCTAGTTTGATACTCAGCACCACTTCTCCTGCACCCAACAGTCCTACTGTCCCTTCGTCGTCTGACCACAAGCCCATTCCTACCGCCAACTTTGACCAAGACCTTGGTGTCTCTATCATCCGTCGTGCACTTACCGGACCCGCCCGTGCGATCCTCAACAACGCCGGTGAAGAGTCTTCAGTCATTGTCGGCACTCTTCTTGACCCTGCCAAGTACGGTAACATGGACAAGTTTTCTTGGGGTTACGATGCTACTAACGGGGAGTATGTTGACATGATCAAAGCTGGTATTGTTGACCCGTTGAAGGTTGTCCGTACCGCTCTTGTTGATGCAAGTGGTGTTGCGAGCTTGTTGACGACGAGTGAGGCCTGCATTGTTGACGCTCCTGAGGTTGAGAAGGCTCCGGGTATGGGTGGAATGGGCGGTATGGGCGGCATGGGCGGTATGGGAGGTATGGGAGGTATGGGAGGGTTCTAA